From the Paenibacillus tianjinensis genome, the window CGCTTTGTTGTCACGGGCGAGCGCATTAAGCAAGGAGGACTTGCCGACATTAGGGCGGCCGACAATTGCCGTCGTAATACCTTCACGCAGAATTTTCCCTTCATTGGCCGTCTTCAGCAGCTTATTAATACCTTCCATTACCTCACTGCTTTTCTCTTTAATGAACTCAGCCGTAAATTCTTCCACATCATGCTCAGGATAATCAATATTCACTTCAATGTGTGCCAGAGTCTCTATAAGGGTATGGCGCAAACTCTTTATCCGCTCGGATAACGATCCACTGACCTGTTTCAGGGCAACGGAAAATGCACGGTCCGACTTAGAACGAATCAAATCTATGACCGCTTCCGCCTGAGAGAGATCAATCCGTCCGCCCAGAAAAGCGCGCTTGGTGAATTCACCCGGCTCGGCTAATCGGATATTCTGCTGCAAAAGCAGATCCATCACTCTTCTGACTGAAATCACTCCGCCATGGGCACTGATCTCCACTACATCCTCTGTTGTGAAGGACCGTGGTCCCTTCATTACAGTCACCAGGACCTCTTCCATTCGTTCACCGTCCACCGGGTTAATAATATGGCCATAATGAACGGTATGGGAAGCAACTTCCGTAAGCGGGGTTGAGCTGCGGAACAAAGGTGCAACCTCAGATATAGCTTCCGGTCCGCTCACGCGGATAATTGCAATTCCACCCTCGCCCAGTGCCGTCGAGACGGCAGCAATGGTGTCACTAAGCATGCTGTTTCTCACCTCAATATAGTGTTTAATTTAGAATGTGAATGCACTAAATTCTTATGGTTTTAAAAAAAGCAATGACCCCTTACATTGGTCAAGGAGTCATTGCGGCTGTATTTATCTCTACTTCAATGTTATAACGACGCGCCGGTTAGGTTCTTCACCCTTGCTAAGCGTGCTGACTTGACGATGATCCTGCAGCCTGGAGTGAATGATCTTACGCTCCTGCGGCGACATGGGCTCCAGCACAACCTCTTTACGGGTTCGAACTACACGGCCAGCCAACCGGTCAGCCAGTTCTTCTAATGTCTTCTTACGGCGTTCGCGGAAATTCTCCGCATCCAGCACCAGACGGATGAAACTGTCAGAATAACGGTTGGCCACAATATTAGCCAAATACTGCAGAGCATCGAGAGTTTGTCCTCTTCTGCCAATCAGGAGGCCGAGATCCGGACCGGAGATTTGCAGAATGGTCGATTCCTTGGTATGAACGATTTCCACTTCCACCGTGAGCCCCATGCTCTTGGCGACATCCACAATGAAATGAACGGCCTCTTGGTAAGCTTCCTCCACCGGTTGTCCGGAATCTTGGCGCGGCACACCGCCGCCAGCCTCCTGTTTGCTCTCTCGTGTTGACTGCTGAGGCAGTGACGGAGCACTCGCCGCTGACGCCGGTGCGGCTTCGGTAATCAAGGTGAGTTCCACCTTGGCACTTTTCGCACCGATCAATCCAAGGAATCCTTTTGACGGCTGTTCAAGTACGTTGACCGTGACCCGGTCCTTTTGAACTCCAAGCTGGTTAAGTCCCCGTTCTACAGCTTCTTCAATGGTTTTCCCTGTTGCGACGACTTTGCTCATTTTGACTTTTTGGCTCCCTTCTTTGCTTTGCCGCCATTGCCTTTTGCAGCGGGAGTAACATCCTTGCGGGCGCTTGTATCCTTGCCCTTCACAAGGTTCACTTCTTTGCCGGTACCGGCAGTTGCGACAGCCAACTTGGTCTTATCGTTGTTGCGGTATAAGAAGTAGTTCTGGATAATGGTGTAAAGGTTACTGTAGAACCAGTACAACGGCAGTGCTGAAGGG encodes:
- the jag gene encoding RNA-binding cell elongation regulator Jag/EloR — its product is MSKVVATGKTIEEAVERGLNQLGVQKDRVTVNVLEQPSKGFLGLIGAKSAKVELTLITEAAPASAASAPSLPQQSTRESKQEAGGGVPRQDSGQPVEEAYQEAVHFIVDVAKSMGLTVEVEIVHTKESTILQISGPDLGLLIGRRGQTLDALQYLANIVANRYSDSFIRLVLDAENFRERRKKTLEELADRLAGRVVRTRKEVVLEPMSPQERKIIHSRLQDHRQVSTLSKGEEPNRRVVITLK
- the mnmE gene encoding tRNA uridine-5-carboxymethylaminomethyl(34) synthesis GTPase MnmE, with amino-acid sequence MLSDTIAAVSTALGEGGIAIIRVSGPEAISEVAPLFRSSTPLTEVASHTVHYGHIINPVDGERMEEVLVTVMKGPRSFTTEDVVEISAHGGVISVRRVMDLLLQQNIRLAEPGEFTKRAFLGGRIDLSQAEAVIDLIRSKSDRAFSVALKQVSGSLSERIKSLRHTLIETLAHIEVNIDYPEHDVEEFTAEFIKEKSSEVMEGINKLLKTANEGKILREGITTAIVGRPNVGKSSLLNALARDNKAIVTDIPGTTRDVIEEYVTINNIPLKLLDTAGIRETMDVVEKIGVERSKAAFSDADLILLVLNANEELHEDELALMEQIHGRQALVIMNKMDLPPRLDKAKLLTFFDESSIVPMSVLEEEGLDKLEEAISELFFGGKLESGDLTYVSNVRHIALLKKAHKSLQDAYEAADMFVPIDMIQIDVRLAWEQLGEIIGDTAADSLLDQIFSQFCLGK